The following are from one region of the Alicyclobacillus fastidiosus genome:
- a CDS encoding MFS transporter, producing the protein MSVSTEHSQTMYRRQVLGMPVALLWGFVAVACFMVGDGIEQAFLSKYIVQLGFTLTQSALVFTVYGITVAVAAWLSGVFADTWGPRRTMVIGFIIWVIFDVGFLTLGLSTKNYPMMLVMYGLRGFGYPLFCYGFIVWIAYVSPKHKLSSAMGWFWFMYSIGIGVIGSYLPSFTIPHIGFLGTLWIAVGWILVGGLMGVFLIRDKFDIKETDLPLKEKVRELLSGILIVKERPRIITAGIVKIINQLSMYGLPIIFPIYFTSKIGFTTSQWLQIWGDMFLVNMFMNVVWGFIGDKIGWHRQVMWFGCVGTAVTTLLFYYVPLFAGKDYWLTVFVAILYGVSLAAFVPMSAIIPSIAPDRKGAAMSIHNLASGISNFAAPAIVAGLLPFFNIQGVVWTFAVIYVIGAVLSYFLKVDQKAVSEDSPEMRTDSAVSYNN; encoded by the coding sequence ATGAGTGTTAGTACTGAGCATTCTCAGACTATGTACCGAAGACAAGTGTTGGGTATGCCTGTAGCTTTACTTTGGGGGTTTGTTGCAGTCGCATGTTTTATGGTTGGCGATGGAATTGAACAAGCATTTTTATCCAAGTATATTGTCCAGTTAGGTTTTACTCTTACTCAGTCCGCATTAGTATTTACGGTTTACGGAATTACTGTGGCAGTCGCTGCATGGTTGTCTGGGGTATTTGCTGATACTTGGGGGCCCCGTAGAACTATGGTAATAGGGTTTATCATTTGGGTAATTTTTGATGTCGGATTTTTAACACTTGGCTTATCGACAAAGAATTACCCAATGATGCTAGTCATGTACGGATTACGCGGCTTTGGATATCCATTGTTCTGTTATGGTTTTATCGTATGGATAGCTTATGTATCACCTAAACACAAATTGTCGAGTGCCATGGGCTGGTTTTGGTTTATGTACTCAATTGGCATTGGTGTAATTGGTTCTTATTTACCGAGTTTTACGATTCCTCATATCGGTTTTCTGGGAACGTTGTGGATCGCAGTAGGTTGGATTCTTGTAGGCGGATTAATGGGAGTCTTCTTAATTCGAGATAAATTTGACATTAAGGAAACAGACTTGCCACTTAAAGAAAAAGTAAGGGAACTTCTAAGCGGTATTCTCATTGTGAAAGAAAGGCCGCGTATTATTACAGCAGGGATAGTTAAAATCATTAATCAATTGTCAATGTATGGACTCCCAATTATTTTCCCGATTTATTTCACATCAAAAATAGGCTTTACGACATCCCAATGGTTACAAATTTGGGGTGATATGTTCCTCGTGAATATGTTTATGAATGTTGTTTGGGGATTTATTGGTGACAAGATAGGGTGGCATAGACAAGTCATGTGGTTTGGCTGTGTTGGGACCGCGGTTACTACATTACTGTTCTACTATGTACCTTTGTTTGCCGGAAAGGACTATTGGCTCACAGTGTTTGTGGCAATTCTATATGGTGTTTCACTCGCGGCTTTTGTTCCAATGTCCGCAATTATTCCGTCTATCGCTCCGGACCGAAAGGGGGCTGCAATGTCAATCCACAATCTAGCCTCTGGAATTAGTAATTTTGCCGCTCCTGCCATCGTTGCTGGCCTACTTCCGTTTTTCAATATACAAGGGGTCGTATGGACCTTTGCAGTCATCTATGTAATTGGTGCAGTTTTAAGTTACTTCCTTAAAGTGGACCAGAAAGCCGTTTCGGAAGATTCACCAGAAATGCGTACTGATTCGGCTGTTAGTTACAACAATTAA
- a CDS encoding DMT family transporter: MGEVMAFLSLLCFSGNVLLTKAASSRLNVQIGYFASICVNVFIAIVMVLFEHSVLHNPFHWMLRGFIYYVLAGCLTTYVGRLTYFHAIVRLGAAKASTIQVASPVFTVVLAFLTIKEVLSAVEWAGCLCTVLGLFVVTYVPGIFSKHRERSDERGIVKDVGSLTRPLNEPSAAKGNAFAFLSMSAYGAGNIFRGEGVRHWNDPVFGGFVGALVGLVAFIVTTPRQVYRLRALKNADRRALLMYCFGGLCTITAQMSVLFAMRYMPIGIVTVISMSQPLIVVPLTYLLFKKSGRMTARTIYGSLITLIGLILAVAV, encoded by the coding sequence GTGGGTGAAGTCATGGCGTTTCTTTCATTGTTGTGCTTTTCCGGCAATGTGTTGCTGACGAAGGCAGCTTCGTCTCGTCTCAACGTTCAGATAGGCTACTTTGCTTCCATCTGCGTAAACGTTTTCATTGCGATCGTCATGGTCCTCTTTGAACACAGTGTTTTACACAACCCGTTTCATTGGATGTTGCGCGGGTTTATCTACTATGTATTGGCTGGATGTCTGACGACCTACGTCGGTCGCCTTACATACTTTCACGCAATTGTTCGTTTGGGTGCGGCGAAGGCGAGTACCATCCAGGTTGCAAGCCCGGTGTTTACGGTGGTGCTCGCGTTCTTGACCATCAAGGAGGTGTTGAGCGCAGTCGAGTGGGCGGGCTGCCTTTGCACCGTCCTTGGGTTGTTCGTCGTGACGTACGTACCCGGCATTTTTTCAAAACATCGCGAACGATCTGACGAGCGTGGGATCGTGAAGGACGTGGGCAGTTTGACCCGGCCTCTGAATGAACCGAGTGCAGCAAAAGGCAATGCATTCGCATTTCTCAGCATGAGTGCTTATGGTGCGGGCAATATTTTTCGGGGAGAAGGGGTGCGCCATTGGAATGATCCTGTGTTTGGTGGATTCGTCGGTGCGCTCGTAGGCCTCGTTGCGTTCATCGTGACCACTCCTCGTCAAGTTTACAGGCTGAGAGCGCTCAAGAATGCTGATCGAAGAGCGCTGTTGATGTACTGTTTCGGAGGATTATGCACGATCACGGCGCAGATGAGCGTCCTTTTTGCCATGCGGTATATGCCAATCGGGATCGTCACCGTGATCAGCATGTCACAGCCCCTCATCGTCGTTCCGTTAACCTACTTGTTATTTAAGAAGAGCGGTCGCATGACCGCACGAACGATTTACGGAAGTCTGATCACCCTGATCGGTCTGATTCTGGCCGTTGCGGTGTGA
- a CDS encoding APC family permease, whose product MQGKFKKQLGLVDLTFIGLGSIIGSGWLFASQRAGEIAGPAAWISWIIGAVAVALLGFVYAELGGSLPRTGGTVRYPEYSHGPLVGYLLGFASLIAFASVAGIEAEAMRQYADTWWTALGQDNPTVLGWFVQLVLLLIFFALNFFSVNLFGKANTVLTAIKFIVPVLTIIVLLTHMKVVNFSSHGFAPYGFGGIEKAVATAGIIFAYLGFQQAVGFSGEAKNPQRNVPIAILLAVVGSALLYVLLQISFVGALPTSSLAHGWVGVEFTSPFANVAAAIGLGWLSTVILADAIVSPSGTANIYLSATARVIFAWARTKTFFKVFGKVDGASGVPRPALWLSLIMAIIFTLPFPSWGKLVGVVSSATVLTYILGPVSAHAFRRTAPNLARPFRLAGMGIISPISFIIASLIIYWSGWQTDRLLIGIQLIIWVLYLIFNRLAPSHKVSFAQQVKSSWWLIAYYAAMMVVSYLGSDTFGGTNALKTPWDQIIVILISLGAYYWGVFTAVPNPEFDSDDAPDNSPAVSTTEGSVTM is encoded by the coding sequence ATGCAAGGAAAGTTTAAGAAACAACTAGGACTTGTCGACCTTACGTTCATTGGACTTGGTTCCATTATTGGCTCGGGCTGGCTCTTCGCTTCACAGCGGGCAGGAGAGATAGCTGGACCTGCTGCGTGGATATCTTGGATCATTGGCGCTGTAGCTGTTGCGCTGCTGGGTTTCGTCTATGCGGAGCTCGGAGGTTCTCTTCCGCGTACTGGTGGGACTGTAAGGTACCCAGAATACTCGCACGGGCCGCTCGTCGGCTATTTGCTTGGATTTGCGTCACTTATAGCCTTCGCCAGCGTGGCCGGGATCGAGGCCGAGGCGATGCGTCAATACGCGGACACTTGGTGGACCGCACTTGGTCAAGACAACCCTACCGTGCTCGGGTGGTTTGTCCAACTCGTGTTGCTGCTCATTTTCTTCGCTCTCAACTTCTTTAGCGTCAATTTGTTTGGCAAGGCCAATACGGTGCTCACGGCCATCAAGTTTATCGTGCCGGTACTGACCATCATCGTGCTTCTGACGCACATGAAGGTGGTTAACTTTTCGTCGCACGGTTTCGCGCCGTACGGTTTTGGGGGTATCGAAAAAGCTGTTGCCACGGCGGGGATCATCTTTGCTTACTTAGGTTTCCAACAAGCTGTCGGTTTCTCCGGAGAGGCCAAGAATCCGCAGCGCAACGTCCCGATCGCCATCCTGCTTGCCGTTGTTGGATCCGCCCTCCTGTACGTGTTGTTGCAAATCAGCTTTGTCGGAGCACTTCCGACCAGCTCGTTGGCCCATGGCTGGGTGGGTGTCGAGTTTACATCCCCATTTGCCAACGTGGCTGCTGCGATTGGATTGGGGTGGCTATCGACGGTCATCCTCGCAGACGCCATCGTTTCGCCGAGCGGTACGGCCAATATTTACCTGTCGGCTACGGCTCGCGTCATCTTCGCGTGGGCTCGGACAAAGACCTTTTTCAAGGTGTTTGGCAAGGTGGATGGGGCGTCTGGTGTACCGCGTCCAGCGCTCTGGCTATCGTTGATCATGGCCATTATCTTCACCCTTCCGTTTCCGTCGTGGGGTAAGCTGGTTGGCGTGGTTTCGTCCGCGACAGTGCTCACTTACATTCTCGGTCCTGTTTCCGCACACGCGTTTCGACGGACGGCGCCGAATCTCGCGCGTCCGTTCCGGTTGGCTGGAATGGGCATCATCTCGCCCATTTCATTCATCATCGCGTCGCTGATCATCTATTGGTCAGGTTGGCAGACGGATCGACTGCTGATTGGTATCCAGCTCATCATCTGGGTGTTGTATTTGATCTTCAACCGACTTGCGCCAAGCCACAAGGTGTCGTTTGCGCAACAGGTCAAGTCCTCGTGGTGGCTCATCGCCTACTACGCGGCGATGATGGTTGTGTCCTATTTGGGAAGTGACACATTTGGTGGAACGAATGCGTTGAAGACGCCATGGGATCAAATCATCGTGATTTTGATCTCGCTTGGCGCGTACTATTGGGGCGTGTTTACTGCAGTGCCCAACCCGGAATTCGATTCCGACGACGCACCGGACAATTCCCCGGCCGTCTCGACAACAGAAGGTTCAGTAACGATGTGA